A window from Dehalococcoidia bacterium encodes these proteins:
- a CDS encoding S41 family peptidase gives MTIPHLRSKLLRPLAGLPLLALMLAGCGVSAGDATPTATVTPPAAAATPTPWGPTATPTPDLAVLLKDGGIAIIETAYDRLLDEYITPLEPRRLLDDGWVAMTQEAQTLGVQPPAPPAFDGDRTAAFEAFRSAYVPMANSTGDPTKLRHAVIRGMSQSLADCHTFFLSPVLSDTLNDTRAGKGSVGIGVELASVPPLVTEVITGGPAALAGIRVGDRIASIGGADASGFGPAAAYDLINGDEDTTVQLQMRRGAELIDLTLTRRRVNPPNVDFRTINEAIGYVRIRNFVDGGVNGDLRAVLEDFERRGIGGWIIDLRGNPGGRLDVEAISLFVKEGAVVKARGRDGAIEENRASGGVLATLRPTVLLTNNQTGSVSEVFAAALQEYDIAYVIGASTNGCVGYTNVQFFGDGSSLAVTTHVNLGPVSDTVLNGAGVVPDEVVARTQDDIANARDPQLDAAVAYLAR, from the coding sequence ATGACAATTCCGCACCTCCGCTCGAAGCTGCTACGCCCGCTCGCCGGGCTACCTCTGTTGGCGCTGATGCTGGCGGGCTGCGGCGTCTCGGCCGGCGACGCGACGCCAACCGCCACCGTCACGCCGCCTGCGGCCGCCGCTACGCCGACGCCGTGGGGGCCGACCGCGACGCCGACGCCCGACCTGGCGGTGCTGCTCAAGGACGGCGGCATCGCGATCATCGAGACGGCCTACGATCGCCTGCTCGACGAGTACATCACGCCGCTCGAGCCGCGGCGGTTGCTCGACGACGGCTGGGTGGCGATGACGCAGGAGGCGCAGACGCTCGGGGTTCAGCCGCCAGCGCCGCCGGCGTTCGACGGCGACCGGACGGCGGCGTTCGAGGCGTTTCGATCGGCGTACGTGCCGATGGCAAACAGCACCGGCGATCCGACGAAGCTGCGTCACGCCGTCATTCGCGGCATGTCGCAGTCGCTCGCCGACTGTCACACGTTCTTCCTCAGTCCGGTGCTCAGTGACACGCTCAACGACACGCGCGCCGGCAAGGGCAGCGTCGGCATCGGCGTCGAACTGGCAAGCGTGCCGCCGCTCGTGACGGAAGTGATCACGGGCGGGCCCGCCGCGCTCGCCGGCATCCGCGTCGGGGACCGGATCGCGTCGATCGGCGGCGCCGACGCGTCGGGGTTCGGGCCGGCGGCGGCGTACGACCTCATCAACGGGGACGAGGACACGACGGTGCAGTTGCAGATGCGCCGCGGCGCCGAGCTGATCGATCTGACGCTGACGCGGCGGCGCGTCAACCCTCCGAACGTCGACTTTCGCACGATCAACGAAGCGATCGGCTACGTGCGCATCCGCAACTTCGTCGATGGCGGCGTGAACGGAGACCTGCGCGCGGTGCTCGAGGACTTCGAGCGGCGCGGGATCGGCGGCTGGATCATCGACCTGCGCGGCAACCCGGGCGGGCGGCTCGATGTGGAAGCGATCAGCCTGTTCGTGAAGGAGGGCGCGGTGGTGAAGGCGCGCGGGCGTGATGGCGCCATCGAGGAGAATCGCGCGTCCGGCGGTGTGCTCGCCACGCTGCGGCCCACGGTATTGCTCACCAACAATCAGACCGGCTCCGTCTCCGAGGTCTTTGCGGCCGCGCTCCAGGAGTACGACATCGCATACGTCATCGGCGCGAGTACCAACGGCTGCGTCGGATACACCAACGTGCAGTTCTTCGGCGATGGCTCGTCGCTGGCGGTGACGACGCACGTGAACCTGGGACCAGTGTCCGATACCGTGCTCAACGGCGCCGGCGTCGTGCCTGACGAGGTCGTCGCGCGCACGCAGGATGACATCGCCAACGCGCGCGACCCGCAACTCGATGCGGCGGTGGCGTATCTTGCGCGATGA
- a CDS encoding histidine phosphatase family protein: MTEGAIVGERRLVLHLVRHAETDWNAERRIQGQLKDVALSANGREQARAIAEELASASATLIIASDLDRTMQTAQIIAGRLALPVTPEPALRERHFGIVEGQLYADVAKLVDGWWQTPDHRVEGGESNREMYDRVARCLERLVAEPPADEIILVTHGGTMNMAVAWLAGVPVDAHEWQRFDNCALRTVVVEPLDVSRARSADGPPAGGARNPEPRTENLCE, encoded by the coding sequence ATGACGGAAGGAGCGATCGTGGGGGAGCGGCGGTTGGTGTTGCACCTGGTGCGGCACGCCGAGACCGACTGGAACGCGGAGCGCCGGATCCAGGGCCAGCTCAAGGACGTGGCGCTGAGTGCGAACGGACGCGAGCAGGCGCGCGCCATCGCGGAAGAGCTTGCGTCGGCGTCGGCGACGCTGATCATCGCCAGCGACCTTGACCGGACGATGCAGACGGCGCAGATCATCGCCGGCCGCCTGGCGCTGCCGGTGACGCCTGAGCCGGCGCTGCGCGAGCGGCACTTTGGCATCGTCGAGGGGCAGCTGTATGCGGACGTCGCGAAGTTGGTCGACGGCTGGTGGCAGACGCCGGACCACCGCGTCGAAGGCGGCGAGAGCAACCGCGAGATGTACGATCGCGTCGCGCGCTGCCTGGAGCGTCTGGTCGCAGAGCCGCCAGCCGACGAGATCATCCTCGTCACGCACGGCGGGACCATGAACATGGCAGTGGCGTGGCTGGCCGGCGTGCCCGTCGACGCCCACGAGTGGCAGCGCTTTGACAACTGCGCGCTGCGGACGGTGGTGGTGGAGCCGCTAGACGTGAGCCGGGCGCGTTCAGCCGACGGTCCTCCCGCAGGTGGCGCGAGGAACCCAGAACCTCGAACCGAGAACCTCTGCGAATAA